Proteins encoded by one window of uncultured Bacteroides sp.:
- a CDS encoding glycoside hydrolase family 3 N-terminal domain-containing protein: protein MKPTEKLYTDPTVPLDIRVEDLLSRMTVEEKVIQLNQYTLGTNDIENNKGVEVKNIPAEIGSLIYFGTEPELRNRMQRHAMENSRLGIPILFGYDAIHGFRTIFPIPLAQACSWNPALVEQGCSITAQETKQSGIDWTFSPMIDVSRDPRWGRVAEGYGEDPYANAIFGQAAVRGYQGKKLDDSISIAACLKHYVGYGASEAGRDYVYTEISRQTLWDTYLPPYEISLRSGAASLMSSFNNISGIPGSANHYTLTEILRNKWGFRGLVVSDWGAVLQLINQGVAKDLKEAGKLALNAGVDIDMMSHSYDKYLKELVAEKEVEPTVLDESVRRLLRLKFQLGLFENPYTPKTEASARFRRTASLQVAEELSAQSMVLLKNDGTLPLHAVKRLAVIGPMANNDHDMLGCWWGHGEDKDIHKLLDGITDELKKTEIRYAKGCDFLGEDESGFKEALQAAKWADVVVMCMGEKGNWSGENNSHADITLPQIQQRLMQKIHAIGKKVILVLANGRPLVLGSAVDMSNAILEMWQPGTDGASAVAGILSGRINPSGKLAMTFPYSQGQIPIYYNRRSSARSNQGFYKDMTSEPLYSFAHGLSYTHYSYGELSASKTTLSKGEKVKVSVSVTNDGEHDGMETVFLYVSDPYSRISRPVKELKRFDKRMIRKGETENFEFILDVNRDLGFVDDQGNLFVEAGEVKICIGDKKLSLEIK from the coding sequence CAGAGCCGGAACTGAGAAACCGAATGCAGCGTCATGCCATGGAAAACTCCCGATTAGGTATACCCATACTTTTCGGATATGATGCCATACATGGATTCCGTACTATTTTCCCTATTCCACTTGCTCAGGCATGCAGTTGGAATCCGGCATTGGTCGAGCAAGGATGTAGTATTACAGCCCAAGAAACCAAGCAGAGCGGCATAGATTGGACGTTTTCTCCCATGATAGATGTAAGTCGTGATCCCCGTTGGGGACGCGTAGCAGAAGGTTATGGCGAAGATCCTTATGCTAATGCTATCTTTGGGCAGGCAGCTGTTCGCGGTTATCAAGGTAAGAAACTCGATGACAGCATTTCTATTGCAGCTTGTTTGAAACATTATGTTGGGTATGGTGCTTCAGAAGCTGGGCGGGATTATGTATATACAGAGATATCCCGTCAGACCCTTTGGGATACCTATTTGCCTCCTTACGAGATAAGTCTTCGTAGTGGTGCTGCTTCTCTTATGAGCTCATTTAACAATATCAGTGGGATTCCCGGATCCGCCAATCACTATACACTGACTGAAATTTTGAGAAATAAATGGGGATTTCGTGGATTGGTCGTTTCGGATTGGGGGGCTGTGTTACAACTCATCAATCAAGGGGTAGCAAAAGATCTGAAAGAAGCCGGAAAACTGGCTCTTAATGCTGGCGTGGATATAGATATGATGTCTCATTCTTATGATAAATACCTAAAAGAATTGGTGGCAGAGAAAGAAGTGGAACCAACGGTTTTGGATGAGTCTGTACGTCGATTATTGCGTTTAAAGTTTCAATTGGGACTTTTCGAGAACCCCTATACTCCAAAAACAGAAGCTTCAGCTCGTTTCCGTCGGACAGCAAGTCTTCAGGTAGCCGAAGAATTGTCGGCACAGTCCATGGTACTCTTGAAGAATGATGGCACATTGCCTTTACATGCCGTTAAACGATTAGCTGTAATAGGTCCAATGGCAAATAACGATCATGATATGCTTGGTTGTTGGTGGGGGCATGGTGAGGACAAAGATATCCACAAGCTGTTGGATGGAATAACCGATGAATTAAAAAAAACAGAGATACGTTATGCAAAGGGATGTGATTTCTTGGGTGAAGACGAAAGTGGATTTAAAGAGGCCCTTCAGGCGGCAAAATGGGCTGATGTTGTCGTCATGTGCATGGGTGAAAAAGGAAATTGGAGTGGAGAAAATAATTCCCATGCGGATATCACGCTGCCCCAAATCCAACAACGTTTGATGCAGAAGATTCATGCAATAGGGAAAAAAGTGATACTGGTTTTGGCTAATGGACGTCCTCTTGTATTGGGTTCTGCCGTTGATATGTCAAATGCTATTTTGGAAATGTGGCAACCAGGTACCGATGGTGCGAGTGCAGTAGCCGGCATCTTGTCCGGTCGTATTAATCCATCCGGTAAATTAGCTATGACTTTCCCTTATTCACAAGGTCAAATCCCTATTTATTATAACCGTAGAAGCAGTGCACGCAGTAATCAAGGATTTTATAAGGATATGACCAGTGAACCTCTTTACTCATTTGCTCATGGTTTAAGTTATACTCATTATAGCTACGGTGAGTTATCAGCTTCTAAAACGACCCTCAGCAAAGGAGAAAAAGTAAAAGTTTCCGTTTCTGTTACCAACGATGGTGAGCATGATGGTATGGAAACTGTTTTTCTTTATGTCTCTGACCCTTATAGTCGTATCTCCCGTCCTGTCAAAGAACTCAAACGTTTTGATAAACGCATGATTCGTAAAGGAGAGACAGAGAACTTTGAATTTATCTTGGATGTAAATAGAGATTTGGGCTTTGTGGATGACCAAGGAAATCTATTCGTGGAAGCTGGAGAAGTGAAGATTTGTATTGGTGATAAAAAGTTGAGTTTGGAGATAAAGTAA